The window CCCGGCCGCGACCGTACTGGGAGGCCCAGTAGCCCTGGCTCTTCGTGACCGGCTGGCGTTCGAGTTCGTGGTACTCGAAGGTGTTCTTGGCGTTCAGCGAGTCGAGGACCAGCGGGAGGTCGAGCACGTCGAGCCACGCGGCGGTCTCGTCGCTCTCGTTGACGTGGTCGTGCCACTCCCACTGCGGCGTCGTGATGAGGTCGTTGTCCTTCATCGGGAACTCCTCACCGGCGACGACCGTCTTCATATCCTCGTGGCCGTCGATCGTGAAGCGCAGCGCGTTCGCCCCGTGGCGGTGCGACGGCGCGGTCTCGCCCGGTGACACCGTCTGGATCCCGACGTAGATCGTGTTCGAGATGGCGTTCGCCGTGTTGATCGGCACGGCGACCCGTCGCTGGAACCCCGGCGGCAGGTCCGCGATCGGGACGTCGCGTTCGATCGCGTCGATGGACTCCTTGATGTCGTCCCACTTCCAGATGTCCGCCTCCGGATCGTCGAGGACGGTACCCATCTCGTCTTCGACTTCCCAGAGCGGACGGAGGTCGTGCTCCTCGAGGATGCTCCGTGTATCGGAACTCATCTCTAGGAGTTCCTCTGGCTCTTGCTGTGCCATACGCGATTATTCGTGAAACTCGATAATAAGTGTGTTGGAGGCTCGCACGCCACAAAACGGCACAGGTGTCCCTCAGAACGGCCTGTACCGTGATTTCGACGACACCGACGACCGGGGCGC is drawn from Halobellus limi and contains these coding sequences:
- a CDS encoding cupin domain-containing protein, which codes for MAQQEPEELLEMSSDTRSILEEHDLRPLWEVEDEMGTVLDDPEADIWKWDDIKESIDAIERDVPIADLPPGFQRRVAVPINTANAISNTIYVGIQTVSPGETAPSHRHGANALRFTIDGHEDMKTVVAGEEFPMKDNDLITTPQWEWHDHVNESDETAAWLDVLDLPLVLDSLNAKNTFEYHELERQPVTKSQGYWASQYGRGRAQEDLKEDGIPGPFEGNREPTPPYRFQWEEMVESLHQRADNNDPNPNDGYSLSYVNPASGEPPLFPTMSFRAQLMQEDTDPHFHNMTEVFFVIDGEGITHIGDEAFEWSKWDIFIVPPDEIHHHEPHGEATLLAMTDRPVFEAFNLYAEAEPSS